The Caldicellulosiruptoraceae bacterium PP1 nucleotide sequence TGTTTTGCTTTTTTGTATGTCCAGATTCATCAATAAAGGTAGAAAATGGTAAAATGACTGGTGTAGATTATGAACACTGTAAAGGATGTGGCGTATGTACAGAAGTATGCCCATTTAAAGCATTTGATTTTGTTGAAGAAAAGAAATAACATAGGAGGGAAAAAAGATGGCAGTTCGTGATAGATTAAGCGGTAATGAAGCAGTTGCTTTTGCTATGAAGCAAATAAATCCTGATGTTGTTGCCGCATTTCCAATAACACCTTCAACCGAAGTTCCACAATACTTCTCTCAATTTGTTGCAAATGGAGAAGTTGATACAGAGTTTGTACCTGTTGAATCTGAACATAGTGCAATGAGTGCTTGTATAGGTGCATCAGCAGCAGGTGCAAGAACAATGACAGCTACATCATCACAAGGTTTAGCTCTTATGTGGGAGATGCTATATATTGCTGCATCTTCAAGACTTCCAATTGTATTAGCATTAATAAACAGAGCATTATCAGGACCAATAAACATTCACAACGATCACTCAGACTCAATGGGTGCAAGAGATAGTGGTTGGATACAAATTTATTGTGAAAATAACCAAGAAGCTTATGATTCATTAATTCAAGCAATAAGGATTGCTGAACACAAAGATGTAATGCTACCTGTAATGGTATGTTATGATGGATTTATAACAAGCCACGCTGTTGAAAATATTGAACTTCTTGAAACAGAAGAAGTAAGAAAATTTGTTGGTGAATACAATCCACCATATTGGCTACTTAATAAACAAGAGCCAGTTGCAATAGGTCCACTTGACTTGCCACCATATTATTTTGAACATAAGAGACAGCAAGCTGAAGCTTTAAAGAATTCTAAGAAGGTTATTCTTGAAGTAGCAGAAGAATTTGCTAAACTAACAGGTAGAAAATATGGATTATTTGAAACATATAAATTAGAAGATGCTGAAGTTGGTATAGTTGTATTAAACTCAACTGCAGGAACTGCAAAGGCAGTTGTTGATGAATATAGAAGCAAGGGTTTAAAAGTTGGTTTACTTAAGCCAAGATTATTTAGGCCATTCCCAGCAGAAGAATATGCTGATGCATTAAAACATCTTAAAGCAGTAGCCATACTTGATAAAGTTGATGGATTTAATGCTGCAGGTGGTCCATTGTTCAATGAATTTACAAGTGCTTTATATTGCAATGGTGCAAATGTAAAGGCTCTAAGCTATATTTACGGCTTAGGTGGTAGAGATGTTACCACAAAAGATATATCAAAAGTTTATGATAGACTTTTAGAAATAGCAAAAACAGGTAATGTTGGCGAAATATATAATTATCTTGGTGTAAGAGAATAAGGAGGTGCGAAGAAATGGCGTACAATATTAAAGAACTTGCAAACAAACCAGAAAGATTAACTGGTGGACATAGAATGTGTGCTGGTTGTGGTGCTCCAGTTGCTGTAAGAGCAATACTTCGTGCATTAAAACCAGAAGACAGAGCTGTTGTAGGTGCAGCTACAGGATGCTTAGAGGTTTCAACATGTATTTATCCATACACTGCATGGAAGGATTCATTTATTCATAGTGCTTTTGAAAATGCAGGTGCAACAGTTTCAGGAGCTGAAGCTGCATATAAAGCATTAAAGAAAAAAGGCAAAGTTTCTGATGAGTTTAAGTTTATCGCATTTGGTGGAGACGGTGGAACATATGATATAGGTCTTCAATCTTTATCAGGTGCTATGGAAAGAGGACACAATATGGTTTATGTATGCTATGATAATGGTGCATATATGAACACTGGTATTCAAAGGTCATCAGCTACTCCACTTTATGCTGATACTACAACTTCACCACAAGGTAAGGTTGTCCCTGGTAAAACTCAATGGAGAAAAGATTTAACAGAAGTTATGGTAGCTCATAATATTCCTTATGTTGCACAAACAGCTTTCATAACACCAAATATGAAGGATTTAATTGAAAAGGCTGAAAAGGCTATATATACAGACGGGCCAGCATTCTTAAATGTTTTAGCTCCATGTCCAAGAGGATGGAGATACGAAACTTCTAAACTTATTGAAATATCAAAATTAGCAGTTGATACATGTTTCTGGCCACTTTATGAAGTTGTAAATGGTCAATATAAATTAACATACAAACCAAAAGAGAAACTTCCTGTTGTTGAATTTTTAAAGGTTCAAGGAAGATTTAGACACTTATTCAAGAAAGGAAATGAACATTTAATTGAACAAATTCAACAAGAAGTTGATAGAAGATGGGAAAAACTTCTTGAACTTTGTGGAGAGAAATAATTAACTTTATTTACTAAAGGATTCTTTGAAATGGTTCAAAGAATCCTTTATTTTTTATAATGATTTTTTTTAAATGTAATGGTAAAATAGATAAATAATAATAGTTTGAGGTGAAATTATTGAAGGTAATTTATTTAGGTCCTGAAGGATCTTATAGTAATATTGCTGCAAAAAAGATTAGTAAAGACATATACCCTTTTGATACAATAGATGATATTTTCGATGAAGTTGAAAAAAATCAAGATGTTTTAGGCGTTGTACCGGTTGAAAATTCCATTGAAGGGAGCGTTTCTGTAACATTAGATTTGCTTTTACAAAAAAATGTATACATTATTAAAGAGATTATTCTTGATATTAAACATTATCTTTGTTATAAAATTAACAAGAAAATATCTTCAATTGCATCACATCCGCAGGCACTTTCTCAATGCCATGAATATCTTAGAAATAATTTTGAAAATGCAAAAATAATATCTGCACAAAGCACTTCACATGCAGCTAAGTTATGCTTTGAAGGATATGTTGATGCTGCCATTTGTTCTTATGAAGCATCAAAAATATATAATTTAGATATTTTTTATGGTCCTATAAACAATAACAATATGACACGCTTTTTTGTAATACATAATAAACCACTTTTTGAAAAAAGGCATAATAATAAAACAAGTTTAATTTTCTCTACATATAACAAACCTGGTAGTTTATATAAAATATTAGCGATATTTGATTTGTGGGATATAAATCTCACTAAAATAGAATCAAGGCCATCGAAAAAAGAACTTGGGCAGTATATATTTTATATAGATGTAGAAGGATTTTATGATGATGAAAATATTTCAGAAGCACTTAAAATTATAAAAAGGAAAACTACTTTTTATAAGTTTCTTGGTTCATATGATATAGAAAAATGATAAAGAAGGTGAAAGACTGTGCATGATAAATCAAAAGAACTTATTAAATCTGATTCTAAACTGTATGCTTTAATAATATTCACATTTTCTATTATTATTATTTTATATGATAAGACTATTGGACTTATATGCTTAGCAATTGTGTTGTTTTATTTTATATATAATTATAGATCAAATATAAAGCAAAGAAAAAGGCTTATGGAATACATAGAAAATTTAACATTAAATATTGATAATGCTAGTAAAGATACACTACTAAAATTCCCTTTACCTATGATGATAACTGAATATACTGGTGAAATAGTTTGGTATAATAATAAACTTTCTGAACTGATTGGAAATCAAAAATTGTTAGGTAAAAACTATATTGATTATTTACCAGCTCTATATGATGCAGTAAAAAACAATCAAAATAAGGCAAAATCTGTTGAATTTATGAATAATTATTTTGATGTTTTTATTTCTTTAGTTGAAATAGAAGGATCAAAAAATGAAAAAAGATATTTAAACCTTTTTTATTTTGTTGATATATCTGAACAACATAAATTATTAGAGAATTTAAATAATACAAATGTAGTCTTTGGGTATTTGCAAATTGATAATTATGATGATGTAATGAACTCTTCTCCAGAGGTATCAAGATCAAATATAGCATCGGAAATAGAAAGAAAGGTATTTGACTGGTTTTACCATCAAATTAAAACTGATATATTTATCACAAAATATGAAAAGGACAAGTATTTATTTGTGACAAATTATGAATCATTAGAAAGAATGAAAGAAAAAAGATTTAATATTTTAGATCAACTTAAAGAGATTAATATTTATAATAGAATTATTCCTACACTTAGTTGTGGGATTGGAATAAGGCAAACATCTATTTATCAATCATATAAAGATGCTAAGACAGCATTGGATATGGCGTTAAGCCGAGGAGGAGACCAAGTAGTTATCTATTCTAATAATAATTATGAATTTTATGGTGGGAAGTCAAAAGAAATTGAAAAGAGATCAAAAGTAAGATCAAGAGTTATGGCTCAAACACTTAAAGAGATAATAAAGCATTCTGATCGAATTTTTATTATTGGACATCAGTTTTTTGATTTTGATTGTTTAGGTTCAGCAATCGGTGTTATAATTCTTGCTCATAAATTAGGTAAAGAGGCATATATTGCAACAAGTATAATTAATCCTTCCATTGAACCTTATATTGAAAGTTTAAAACAAAATGAGAAATATCATGATGTATTTATAAATCAAGCAGAACTTTTAAAGAAAAAATCAGAAAATTCTGTTCTTTTTGTTGTTGATACTCAAAGGCCAAGTTATTTAGATATAATTGATTCTATTGATTTATTTAATAAAATAGTAGTTATAGATCATCATAGAAGAGCAACAGATTGGATCGAAAATGCACTTATTAATTATTCAGAAACATATGCTTCTTCAACATCAGAGCTTATATCTGAGATTTTAAATTACGAAGGCATAAGAATTTCGAAACTAGAAGCAGAAATACTTATGGCAGGAATATATATTGATACAAAAGGATTTACAAAAAATACTGGTGTCAGAACATTTGAGGTTATTACCTACTTAAGAGAAAATAATGCTGATCCATTAGTTGTTAAAGAATTTTTTAAAGAAGATTTTGATACCTTCATTAAGAAAAAAAAGTTAATTGAAAATACACATATTATTTTTGGCAACATTGCAATTGTTGCAGATTATTCACATATATGCACTGATAATGTTATAATAGCTAAGGTAGCTGATGAAGTTTTAAATATTAAAGGTATAGATGCCTCATTTGTTATATGTCAAGTTGATGATGGGGTTGTTATTAGTGGCCGTTCAAATGGGAAAATTAATGTTCAGTTAATTCTTGAAAAACTTGGTGGTGGAGGACATCTTGATACTGCAGGTGCACAGATAATAAACATAAATATCGATGATGCAGTAATTATGTTAACAGATGCAATAAATAGTTATTTAAACGAAAACCAATAAAAAGAAAGGGGAATTTCAATGAAGGTTGTTTTACTTCAAGATATTAAAGGCGTTGGGAAAAAGGACGAAATTATTGAGGTAAGTGATGGCTATGCGAGAAATTATTTATTTCCTAAAAAATTAGCAATAGAAGCTACTGAAGGTGTTCAATCACATATTAAAGGAAAAAAAGAAGCAGAGCAAAAGAAGAAAGAAAAGGAACTGCAAAAAGCTCAAGAACTTGCAAAAAGGATTGAAGAGATTAGCTTAATACTTAAAGTAAAGTCAGGTGAAAGTGGAAAACTTTTTGGGTCTATAACTAATAAAGAGATAGCAGAAGAATTGAAAAAGCAGTTTAAGATTGATATAGATAGGAAAAAAATAGAAATTGATAATCCTATAAAAATAGTTGGAAATTACACAGTGGAAGTAAAAGTATATCCAACAGTTGTTGCAAAATTAAAGGTAAATGTAACAGCTTTATAAGCTTAGGAAGTGAATAAGAATATGGAAAACCTGGAAAACACAAATTTATTACCTGTAAATAATGATGCAGAAGAAGCTGTTATTGGATCAATGTTATTAGATAAGGAAGTTATTTCATATGTTAGTGAAATATTAGAAGAAGATGATTTTTATAATGCTCATCTTAAGGAAATATATGCAAGTATTATTGATCTATTTGAACAAGGTAAACCTGTTGATCCTATAACTGTTTCTGAAAGGCTGAAGGAACGAGGTAGTTATGATAGCATCGGTGGAATGGATTATTTATCGAATTTGATAATAAAAATACCTACGACTGCTAATGTTACATATTATGCAAGTATTGTAGAGGAAAAGTCATTACTTAGAAAATTAATTAATGCATCATATAAAATTATTGAGCAATGTAATAGCCAAACAGAAAGAATAGAAGATATTGTTGAATTTGCTGAAAAAACAATATTTAATGTTATACAAAATAAAAATTCAAAGGATTTTTCACACTTAAAAGAAATACTAATTGATACCTATAATAAAATTGAAGAATTATATATCAAAAAAGCACACATTATTGGTGTTCCAACTGGTTTTTCCGAGCTTGATAAAATAACTGCTGGTCTTCAACCTTCAGACCTTATTTTATTAGCTGCAAGACCATCAATGGGGAAGACAAGTTTTGCTCTAAATATTGTTGAGCATGCAGCATTAAAAGCAAATATTCCAGTTGCTATATTTAGCCTTGAAATGTCGAAAGAGCAGTTAGTAACAAGAATGGTTTGTTCAGAAGGACTGATTGATAGCCATAAATTAAGGACCGGAAATCTTGAAGATGAGGAATGGAAGAGATTTGCAAAAGCAATTGCATTACTTGCAAATGCACCAATTTATATTGATGATACACCTGCAATATCAATATCAGAAATGAGAGCAAAATGCCGAAGACTTAAACTAAAAGAAAAAGGATTAGGACTTGTAATGGTTGATTATCTACAATTAATGCAAGCAAGGGGCAGATTTGATAGCAAACAGCAGGAGATTGCAGAAATATCTCGTTCACTAAAGGCTTTAGCAAGAGAATTAAATGTTCCAGTTCTTGCTTTATCTCAGCTTTCAAGAGCCCCTGAAATGAGAGCTGACCATAGGCCTATATTAGCTGATTTAAGAGAAAGTGGGGCTATTGAACAGGACGCTGATATAGTTGCATTTTTGTATAGGGATGAATATTACAATAAGGACACTGACAAAAAGCATATTGCGGAACTTATAATTGCAAAACATAGGAATGGACCTACTGGAACAGTGGAATTATTATTCTTAGATAAACATACTAAATTCAGAGATTTAGAAATGAATAAAAATTAATGAGGTGAAATTATGGCTGTAATAACCAATATTAATCTTTGGGAAGAAGGCCAAAAGAAGATTGAATGGGCAAAGAAACATATGCCAATTTTAAATACTATTGTAGAGCAATATCAAGAAGAAAAACCACTTAAAGATTTAAACGTTGCTTTATCTGTGCACTTAGAAGCAAAAACTGCATATCTTTGTTTATGTTTATCAAAATTAGGAGCTAATATGTTTGTTACAGGGTCTAACCCATTATCAACACAAGATGAGATTGCTGCAGCATTAGTGAAAAACGGGTTAAATGTTTATGCAAAGCATGGAGTTTCAAATGATGAATACTTTGAACATTTAATGATGACACTCGATAATGATATAGACTTAATAATAGATGATGGTGGAGACTTAGCATATTTATTGCACACCAAATTGTTGGATAAAGCTAAAAAGATTATTGGCGGTTGTGAAGAGACAACAACAGGAGTAATAAGACTTAAATCACTTGAAAAAGAGGGAAAATTGCTATTTCCAATGATAGCTGTCAATGATGCATATACTAAACATATGTTTGATAATAGATATGGAACTGGACAATCAACGTGGGATTCTATATTAAGGAATACAAATCTCATAATAGCAGGTAAATATGTTGTTGTTGCAGGTTATGGATGGTGTGGTAAAGGAATTGCTAAAAAAGCACAAGGTCTTGGTGCAAAAATTATAATTACAGAGGTTGATCCAATAAAAGCATTAGAAGCATATATGGATGGATTTGAAGTTATGACAATGGATAAAGCAGCTAAATTAGGTGATATATTTATCACTGCAACAGGTTGCAAAGATATAATTATTGATAAACATTTTTATGACATGAAAGATGGAGCTATTCTTTGCAATGCAGGGCATTTTAATGTTGAAATTAATATGGCTAAATTAGAAGAAATTGCAGAAGGTAAGTATAATGTTAGAAAAAATATTGATGCGTATAAAGTGAATGGAAAAGAGATATATGTAATAGGAGAAGGAAGGCTTGTGAACCTTGCAGCAGCTGATGGGCATCCAGTAGAAATTATGGATATGTCTTTTGGATTACAGATGTTATCAGCAATATATGTTAAAGAAAATAAAGATAATTTAGAAAACAAAGTATATAATGTTCCAGAACACATAGACAAAAAAATAGCTCGCATAAAATTAAAAAGTTTAGGTATAGAGATTGATAAACTTACAGATGAACAAAAAGAGTATTTAGAAAGCTGGGAGGTTTAATATTGAAATTATTATTGAAAAATCCTGTTATAATCGGATATGATGAAAATTTTAAGGATTTTTATAGATCTGATATTTTAATAGTCAATGATAAAATAGAAAAAGTTTACCCTAATATAGAAATTCATGATGCTGATATTGTTATTGATGCAGAAAAATATATAGCAATACCTGGTTTAGTAAATGCACATACGCATTGTGGTCAGACTGTATTAAGGTCTTATGCTGATGATTTGCCTTTTAATGAATGGCTTTTTGATAGGGTATTTCCTTTAGAATCGAAACTTAATCAGCAGATAGTGTATTATTCATCATTACTTGGAATAGCTGAAATGATAAAATCAGGGACAACACTCTTTTTTGATATGTATTTTTATGAGGATATGACTGCAAAAGCAGTTTCTGAGACAGGTATAAGAGCTGTTCTTTCAAGGGGATTGCAAACTGATGAAAATGAACATAAAAGGATAGAAGAAACTCTTAAACTGATACAAGATTATTCATCTGATAGAATCAAAATATTTTTTGGCCCTCATTCAATATATACTTGTTCAACTGAACTTTTGGAAAATGTATCTAAACTTGCATTTGATTATAATACTGGTATAATGATACATGTTAGTGAAAGTGAAAATGAAGTAAATGAATGTTTTGAAAGACATGACTGTTCGCCTGTTAAATACTTAAGTGATTTAGGAATTTTTGATAGCCCAACAGTAGCAGCCCACTGTGTTTATGTTGATAATGATGATATTGATATACTAAATAGAAAATGTGTAACAGTTGCATACAATCCCACCAGTAACTTAAAATTAGGAAATGGTTTTGCTCCTATATATAGCATGATTCAATCTGGTATAAATGTTGCAATTGGAACTGATTCGGCTGCAAGTAATAATAATTTAAATATGATTGAGGAAATGCATATAGCTTCATTACTTGAAAAAGGTTTATATAAATTACCCAATATTATGAATGCTTCACAAATATTAAAAATGGCAACATTTAATGGTGCATATGCATCTTTATTTGAAAATATTGGCCTTATTAAAGAGGGTTACAAAGCAGACATTGTATTAATTGATAATGAAAGTTTAAATATGATGCCAAATTTCAATCCAATATCAAATATTGTATATAGTGCTAATCCAGAAAATATAAAAACAGTAATATGTAATGGAAAAATACTTTATAAAGATGGTAAATTGACTACAATTGATGAAGAAGGGCTTAAAAAAGAAATTAAAGATATAATGAAGTATTTGAATGAATAAGTTTTTTTAGTTGAAAGGAATGATAATAATTTGCAGTTTAGAAAGGCAACAAAAACAGCATTACAACTTTTTTTAGTAACAGCTCTAACAAAATTAATTGGATTTGTAAGAGAAATGGCACTTGGTGCAAGGTTTGGAACTGGTGTTAAAACAGATTCCTTGCAGCTTGCATTAATGTTTCCAAATGTTTTGTTTGTTACTATTTTAGCTGCATTTTCAACATCCTTTATACCTTTTTATACAGAAATAAAAGAAAATAAAGGTGAAGAAGAGGGGCTAAAATTTACAAATAATGTTATAAATACCTTGATGTTTTTTGCAATTATTGTTTCAATTTTAGGAACAATTTTTTCTAAAGAATTACTGTATTTTTTTACTAAGAATATTATTGCAAAAGACTATAGCAATGATTTAATTATTTTTGCTTCTACAATATTGAAGATTACCTTCTTCATGATAATATTCACAAGTTCTTCTAATATATTACAAGGTTTTATGCAAGCAAATGGAAACTTTAATAAGCCTGTATTATCCAGTATCCCATTTAACTTAGGGATATTCCTAACTATTTTTTTATCTTATTTTTCTATATTTAAGAGAATTGATATCTACTTAGTAGGTTTTGGATTTGTATTTGGTTATTTTTTAAGCTTTGTTTACCAATACTATAATGCAAAAAAGTTAGGATTTAGATTTTATCCTACTTTTAGTTTTAGAGATGAAAATTTAAAAAAAGTTGTTATTTTTGCTGCTCCTGTTTTTATTAGCAGTGCTATGTCACAATTATATGTTTTTGTTGATAGATATTTATTAGGAAGTCTTGGTGAAGGTAGAATATCTGCAGTAAATTTCGCTAGTAAATTTAATGATATGATTGTTGGGGCCTTTTCTTCAACAATAGCTATTATTGCTTTTTCTACGCTATCGAACTATTTGGCTAAAAAAGATATGGATAACTTTAAAAGGTTTTTTGTTTCATCTGTAAATGTGATTATCCTGTTGATGATTCCTTTTTCAATTGGTGGTATGATTTTGAATCATGAATTAGTGAGAATAGTATATGAAAGAGGACACTTTACTCGACATTCAACATTGATGACTGCTGGCCCATTTTTCTTTTATTCTTTTGGATTTTTAGGTCTTGGTTTAAGAGATATATTAAATAGGACACTTTACTCATTGCATGATTCAAAGACTGCTGTAAGAAATGGTGTTATTGCAATAATTTTAAATATAACCTTTGATATCATTTTTATAAATAGATTCGGTCATATAGGAGCTGCTATGGGCTTTTCATTTGCAAATTATATAGCAACCTTCTTATTAATGTTTTCCCTCAGAAAAAAATTAGGACCAATTGGTTGGAGAAGGATAGTAAATGTTTTTATAAAATCGGTTTTAGCAGGAATTATTATGGGGATAGTTATATATATATTTAAATTTAATTTTATAAATCTTGATATGCGTTTTTCAAAAATAACTTTGATTACTTTAATTTGTATATTGTTAGGAGCCTCAGTGTATTCTTTTATAATATATTTATTCAGAGTTGAAGAGGCAAGATGGCTTATTAAAATAACCCGTGAAAAATTTGGTATATGAGGAGGCAATATTGATGGATTTAATGCATCAATTCAAAGTATTTAAAAAAGGAGCACATGAAATAATATCTGAGGAAGAATTATTAAATAAATTAAAAGAGGATAGACCTCTCAATATTAAATTAGGTCTTGATCCTAATGTGCCCGATGTTCACTTAGGTCATGCTGTTGTCTTAAGAAAACTTAAGCAATTACAAGATCTTGGACACAATATTATATTGATTCTTGGAGATTTTACTGCTATGATTGGGGATCCAACAGGAAAGAGTGAAACACGTAAACAACTTACAAAAGATCAAGTTAGATCTAATGCAGAACCATTCAAAGAACAGATTTTAAAAATACTTGATCCTCAAAAAACAACAATAAGATTTAATAGTGAATGGTTAGAACCAATGAATTTTTTAGATGTTATTAATCTTACATCAAAGTATACTGTTGCAAGGATGCTTGAGAGAGAGACATTTAAACAGAGAATGGAGAAAAATCTTCCACTATCAATACATGAATTTTTCTATCCACTAATGCAGGGATATGATTCTGTTGCCATTGATGCTGATGTTGAATTAGGGGCAACTGAACAAAAATTCAATATACTAATGGGAAGAACATTACAGAAAGAATATGGATGTAAGAGAATACAAGTTGCATTACTTATGCCAATACTTGTAGGAACAGATGGTATAAATAAGATGAGCAAGAGTTTAGGTAACTATATTGGCATTAATGAAGCACCAGAAATAATGTATGGAAAAGTTATGTCTATTCCTGATGAAGTAATGATTTCTTATTATGAATTAACTACTGATATTGAACCTGAAGAAATAGAAGAAATATCAGCAAAATTAAAAGAAGGAACTCTTCATCCCCGTGATGCCAAGATGAGATTAGCTTTTGAAGTTGTTAAACTATATCATGGAGAGGAAAAAGCAAAGTTTGCACAAGATGAATTTGTTAAAGTATTCCAGAAAAAAGATATTCCAGACAACATACCTGAAGTAATTGTGAGTAAACTAGAATCAAATGTATGGTTACCAAGGTTTTTAAACCAGAATAAATTGTGTAGTTCGACTAGCGAAGGAGTAAGGCTTATCAAAAGTGGAGCTGTAAAAATTAATTCTCAAAAGGTAGAAAATCAAGATTATACTTTTTCAAATGGTGATGTAATTCAAGTAGGAAAGTTAAAATTTATTAAAGTTATTGTAGAATAAATAGGGGCTTTTATGCCCCTTATTTTAATATTTGTTTTAATTCATCAAGTGATATCTCGTGTTTTAAACTATTAACATTTTTCGAAGCTATTGCACGACTTGAGTAAAAATCTATTTCATCTTCAGTTAATTTAGGCTTTACATTAGGATAAAACATTGAGACATAATTATTGAAATCCTCAATATATTTAAAATCAAGATATTTTAAAACCTCATTTACATCATTAGGAATATATTTTGACTCAAGATACAGAAAATTTGATAATAAAATAGCGTTAGCCCTTCCATGAGGTATACCATGAAAATATGTATAATTGTATCCTAAAGGATGAACAACTAACGTTCCAGTGTGAGCAATAACAATACCTCCAATAAGGGAAATATAAGCTAAATTTTCAAGGGTGCTCATATTAATTCTCTTATTAATTAAATGCTCTTTTATTTCAGAATATAATAAAAGACCTTTGGAAGCAAAGTTATATATTAAAGTATTATTTCTGTTCGATAAAAATCCTTCAATTATATGAGACAATGCATCAAAAGAGGTGTCAACAAGTATTTCATAAGGTAGAGTTTCTAAATATTTATAATCAATAAATGCAAATTTAGAGAAAATAAGTTCTGATGAAAAGCTCTTTTTATTTTGGATATTATGCAATGTTAAAATTGAGTATTGTGTTACCTCACTTCCTGTTCCACATGTTGTTGGAACTGATATTATTGGTAAACATTTTTCTATTTTTCCTTCAAATAAAAAACTGCTATTTTTATCACTATTTGCAGCTAAAACAGCTATTGCTTTGGCTGCATCTAAAGGGGACCCACCACCTATCCCAATTACAAAATCAGCCTTATTTTCAATTGCCATTCGGCTTACATGCTCTATTTGTTCGGTTGAAGGATTTTGTTCTATTGAACTATATATATAATAATCTATTTGATTTTTTTTAAGAGCTGTTATAACGTCATTTATTGCGTTGTTTTTGAAAGAAGAAGGAGATGTCACAATAAATGCCTTTTTACCAAGTTTGAAATATTGGTGATTTTCTGATATACAATTTAGACCAAAGAATATCTTTGTAGGCATAAAATATGTATACAAATTAAATTCTCCTTTCGCTTTTCTATATGATAATTATATCACTATTAAATAGATATGTATAATTTATTAATAAAGATAAAAAATAAAAATAGTTATGATTATATTTGGAGGTAACAAAATGGGTGCATCAAAAGAACAAATGAGAGCTGTTGCTAAACTTTGTCCAGAGTTTAATAGCGGTGGTTATGCTCATAGAGGAAATCCATCTTGTGAAGTTTGTGTTCACTGGGATGGGAAGAAATGTACAATTAATTATTTTGATAATGTATTAACAAGTATGGATCAAACTTAATTTATAAAAACTTGATTTTTTCAATTTATTTAATATAATAATATTGTAGGGCAAGAGAAATTGAGAGCCTGCAGATAGAAAGGTCTATTTGCAGGCTTTTTTATTTTACTAAAAGGTGGTAATGATGGATGCTATTAGA carries:
- a CDS encoding iron-containing alcohol dehydrogenase — protein: MYTYFMPTKIFFGLNCISENHQYFKLGKKAFIVTSPSSFKNNAINDVITALKKNQIDYYIYSSIEQNPSTEQIEHVSRMAIENKADFVIGIGGGSPLDAAKAIAVLAANSDKNSSFLFEGKIEKCLPIISVPTTCGTGSEVTQYSILTLHNIQNKKSFSSELIFSKFAFIDYKYLETLPYEILVDTSFDALSHIIEGFLSNRNNTLIYNFASKGLLLYSEIKEHLINKRINMSTLENLAYISLIGGIVIAHTGTLVVHPLGYNYTYFHGIPHGRANAILLSNFLYLESKYIPNDVNEVLKYLDFKYIEDFNNYVSMFYPNVKPKLTEDEIDFYSSRAIASKNVNSLKHEISLDELKQILK
- the tyrS gene encoding tyrosine--tRNA ligase, with the protein product MDLMHQFKVFKKGAHEIISEEELLNKLKEDRPLNIKLGLDPNVPDVHLGHAVVLRKLKQLQDLGHNIILILGDFTAMIGDPTGKSETRKQLTKDQVRSNAEPFKEQILKILDPQKTTIRFNSEWLEPMNFLDVINLTSKYTVARMLERETFKQRMEKNLPLSIHEFFYPLMQGYDSVAIDADVELGATEQKFNILMGRTLQKEYGCKRIQVALLMPILVGTDGINKMSKSLGNYIGINEAPEIMYGKVMSIPDEVMISYYELTTDIEPEEIEEISAKLKEGTLHPRDAKMRLAFEVVKLYHGEEKAKFAQDEFVKVFQKKDIPDNIPEVIVSKLESNVWLPRFLNQNKLCSSTSEGVRLIKSGAVKINSQKVENQDYTFSNGDVIQVGKLKFIKVIVE